From the genome of Anopheles moucheti chromosome 3, idAnoMoucSN_F20_07, whole genome shotgun sequence, one region includes:
- the LOC128305206 gene encoding probable cytochrome P450 6d4, protein MFVYTLALFPIAIFLLLRYVYSYWERYGLPHLKPEIPYGNLRTVVEKKESFGVAINNLYHRSSDRLLGVYLFFRPAILVRDPHLAKRIMVNDFQHFHDRGVYCNEKGDPFSANLFALSGERWKSMRAKLTPTFTSGQLRNMLPTLMDVGGKLLDRMNTLADKKSVVDMRDIAQRFVLDTIASVFFGFEANCIHDSDDPFMKTLLQVNKRRGFVDNIRTSGVFICPGLLKLTGLTSLPTELINFVMEIITKQIDHREKNQISRKDFVQLLIDLRRNAGNDGEQAISVEQCAANVFLFYIAGSETSTAAISYTLHELTHNPEVMAKLQQEIDEMMERNNGEITYENINQMKYIDYCVKETLRKYPGLPILNRECTIEYAVPDSDIVIPKGTQMVIPLQSIAMNEKYFPNPELYSPERFDDATKNYEPDAYYPFGVGPRNCIGLRQGVLVTKIGLVLLLSKYNFQATIPAKVEFAAINVGLTPVAGLPMRIEHRK, encoded by the exons ATGTTTGTTTACACGCTTGCACTTTTCCCGATCGCCATcttcctgctgctgcggtACGTTTATTCGTACTGGGAACGGTATGGACTGCCACATTTGAAGCCGGAGATTCCATACGGCAACCTGCGGACGGttgtggaaaagaaggaatcgTTCGGTGTCGCCATCAACAATCTGTACCACCGTTCGTCCGACCGTCTGCTAGGGGTGTACCTGTTCTTCCGTCCGGCCATCCTAGTTCGCGATCCGCACCTAGCGAAACGTATCATGGTCAACGATTTCCAGCATTTTCACGATCGTGGCGTCTACTGTAACGAGAAGGGTGACCCATTCTCGGCCAATCTGTTCGCCCTGTCCGGCGAACGATGGAAGAGCATGCGTGCGAAGCTGACGCCCACGTTCACGTCCGGGCAACTGCGGAATATGCTGCCCACGCTGATGGACGTCGGTGGTAAGCTGCTCGACCGGATGAACACGCTGGCGGACAAAAAATCGGTCGTGGACATGCGTGACATCGCGCAACGGTTCGTGCTCGACACGATCGCTTCCGTGTTCTTTGGCTTCGAAGCGAACTGTATCCACGACTCGGACGATCCGTTCATGAAGACGCTGCTGCAGGTAAACAAACGGCGCGGCTTTGTCGACAACATCCGCACGTCCGGTGTGTTTATCTGTCCCGGGTTGCTTAAACTCACCGGACTGACGTCACTGCCTACGGAGTTGATCAATTTCGTCATGGAAATAATTACGAAACAGATCGACCATCGCGAGAAGAATCAAATCAGCCGCAAAGACTTTGTGCAGCTGTTGATTGATCTGCGCCGTAACGCAGGTAATGATGGGGAGCAAGCCATATCTGTCGAACAGTGTGCGGCcaatgtgtttcttttctacATTGCCGGATCAGAGACGTCCACGGCGGCGATTTCGTACACGCTCCACGAACTTACTCACAACCCGGAAGTGATGGCGAAGCTGCAGCAAGAAATTGACGAAATGATGGAGCGGAACAATGGTGAAATCACGTACGAAAACATCAACCAGATGAAGTATATCGACTATTGTGTGAAGGAAACGCTTCGAAAGTATCCGGGTCTACCGATTCTGAACCGCGAGTGTACGATCGAATATGCGGTGCCGGACAGTGACATTGTCATTCCCAAAGGAACGCAAATGGTCATTCCTTTGCAAAGCATCGCTATGAATGAGAAATACTTCCCGAATCCGGAACTATATTCTCCGGAGCGGTTCGATGATGCCACGAAAAATTATGAACCAGATGCTTACTATCCGTTCGGTGTTGGACCACGCAACTGTATTG GTCTTCGGCAAGGTGTACTGGTGACTAAAATTGGTCTAGTATTACTGCTCTCCAAGTACAATTTCCAAGCGACAATTCCAGCCAAGGTGGAGTTTGCAGCCATCAATGTGGGCCTTACTCCGGTGGCTGGTTTACCCATGCGGATAGAGCACAGGAAGTAA
- the LOC128305207 gene encoding cytochrome P450 6d3-like yields the protein MILYTVGLFAAVVFLTLKYVYSYWDRHGIPNLRPEIPYGNLRVLAEKKESFNIAVNNLYARSTDRLVGVYLFFRPALLIRDAHLAKRIMLNDFQHFHDRGVYCNEHGDPMSANLFALPGQRWKSLRGKLTPTFTSGQLRNMLPTFLDVGHKLQQYLENLATDKQVVNMRDIVSRYALDVVASVFFGFEANCLGDPDDPFRVALQDFNNPESFLNNIRSTGVFLCPGLLKFTGINSLPPAMKKFTTEVISSHLHQRETGQVTRRDFIQMLTDLRRKAGNNAAESLSEAQCAANVFLFYAAGADTSTGTISFALHELTHSPEAMAKLRCEVDDMMERYNGEITYDNINQLKYLDMCLKETLRMYPALAVLNRECTIDYSVPESDVVIRKGTQVIIPLLGISMNEKYFPDPELFSPERFDEATKNYDPDAYYPFGVGPRNCIGLRQGLLLSKIALVLMLSRFNFSATIPQKLSFEPVAVTLAPKGGLPMKIERR from the exons ATGATCCTCTACACCGTCGGGTTGTTTGCTGCGGTTGTGTTCCTTACACTCAAGTACGTCTACTCTTACTGGGATCGGCATGGCATTCCGAATCTAAGGCCCGAAATTCCTTATGGCAATCTGCGAGTTCTGGCAGAAAAGAAGGAATCGTTCAACATTGCTGTTAACAACCTGTACGCTCGTTCGACCGACCGACTCGTTGGAGTGTATCTGTTCTTCCGGCCGGCTCTGCTCATCCGAGATGCACACCTTGCCAAACGCATCATGCTGAACGATTTCCAGCATTTCCACGATCGCGGTGTCTACTGCAACGAACACGGTGATCCCATGTCGGCCAATCTGTTCGCCCTTCCAGGGCAACGTTGGAAAAGTTTGAGAGGAAAACTAACACCGACCTTCACGTCCGGACAGCTGCGAAACATGCTTCCCACGTTTCTGGATGTGGGCCACAAGTTGCAGCAATATCTCGAGAATCTGGCCACCGACAAGCAGGTTGTGAATATGCGTGACATTGTATCGCGTTACGCGCTCGATGTGGTCGCGTCCGTGTTTTTCGGGTTTGAAGCCAACTGTCTGGGCGATCCCGACGATCCGTTCCGCGTAGCGCTTCAGGATTTCAACAACCCAGAAAGCTTCCTCAACAACATCCGATCGACCGGTGTGTTTCTGTGTCCGGGATTGCTCAAGTTTACCGGCATCAATTCACTACCGCCTGCGATGAAGAAGTTCACGACGGAAGTGATCAGTTCGCATCTGCATCAGCGTGAGACGGGTCAGGTGACGAGGCGCGATTTCATCCAGATGCTAACCGATCTCCGTCGCAAGGCGGGAAACAATGCGGCAGAATCGCTCTCCGAAGCACAGTGTGCGGCCaatgtgtttctgttttatgcCGCTGGTGCAGACACCTCCACTGGAACCATTTCCTTTGCACTGCACGAGCTAACGCACAGCCCGGAAGCGATGGCTAAACTTCGGTGTGAGGTGGATGATATGATGGAGCGATACAACGGTGAAATCACGTACGACAACATCAACCAGCTGAAGTACCTCGATATGTGCCTTAAAGAAACGCTACGAATGTATCCTGCACTTGCTGTGCTCAACCGCGAGTGCACGATCGACTATTCGGTCCCGGaaagtgacgttgtcattcgcAAAGGCACTCAAGTGATAATTCCTCTACTTGGGATAAGTATGAACGAGAAATACTTCCCGGATCCGGAACTCTTTTCTCCGGAGCGGTTCGATGAGGCTACGAAGAACTATGATCCAGACGCGTACTATCCGTTCGGTGTTGGACCACGCAACTGCATCG GTTTACGACAAGGTCTTCTGCTGTCTAAGATTGCGCTAGTACTGATGCTGTCCAGATTCAACTTTTCTGCCACCATACCGCAAAAGCTTAGCTTTGAACCTGTCGCCGTCACACTGGCACCGAAAGGAGGACTTCCGATGAAGATTGAAAGGCGATAG
- the LOC128305208 gene encoding uncharacterized protein LOC128305208, with the protein MQLKLVFTLIVLGVVCLLQTTPTEAAANHVKQLMKLFRDLDFDWSKKPFYLHRAKYGVQNQLRNPLCTKANSFPNEAKLSDECLKQMVAKVNDLEDTFYAGFSYACQDHDQYSMECLEAAEPAYLNGLQDLATATEKCLLQ; encoded by the exons ATGCAACTAAAACTGGTCTTCACGCTGATTGTCCTCGGAGTCGTCTGTCTACTACAG ACAACACCTACCGAGGCAGCCGCGAATCATGTGAAACAGCTAATGAAATTATTCCGAGATTTGGACTTTGATTGGTCGAAGAAACCTTTCTACCTACACCGAGCGAAGTATGGTGTGCAGAACCAGCTGCGAAATCCACTCTGCACGAAGGCAAACTCTTTCCCAAATGAAGCCAAG CTTTCCGACGAGTGCTTGAAGCAAATGGTCGCCAAGGTAAATGATCTTGAGGATACGTTCTATGCCGGGTTCAGTTATGCCTGCCAGGACCATGACCAATATTCAATGGAGTGTCTCGAAGCGGCCGAACCGGCATATTTGAATGGGTTGCAGGATCTTGCTACAGCGACGGAGAAATGTCTGCTGCAATAG
- the LOC128305209 gene encoding uncharacterized protein LOC128305209 → MQAKLIWLIASMGLIWLIQLSTIEATRWHATQLLPYFRRFKLDQTKNSVYKHSVKDALQMHLRAPLVQKALCLPKGTKLSTDCLNRMVDKARQHENRFYARFTYACKQHAEYSAACLESGRPLYSRALRNLVKETESCWKV, encoded by the exons ATGCAAGCTAAACTCATTTGGCTAATTGCTTCCATGGGGCTGATCTGGCTGATTCAG CTTTCAACAATCGAAGCCACAAGATGGCATGCAACCCAGTTGCTACCCTACTTCCGGCGTTTCAAACTGGACCAGACAAAGAACAGTGTCTACAAGCACAGCGTAAAGGATGCCTTACAGATGCATCTGCGTGCTCCTCTTGTGCAGAAAGCGTTATGTTTGCCTAAAGGCACAAAG cTTTCAACAGATTGTTTGAACCGCATGGTTGATAAAGCTAGACAGCACGAGAATAGATTTTACGCCAGATTCACTTACGCTTGCAAGCAACATGCGGAATATTCAGCGGCTTGTTTGGAATCTGGCCGACCGTTGTATTCTCGCGCCCTCCGGAACCTCGTCAAGGAAACGGAGAGCTGTTGGAAAGTGTAA